TGGGTCTTATGCCTGGGGTAAACAAGGGAAAAGATATTGCAATTTACGAATCTATCCATGGTTCTGCTCCAGATATAGCGGGCAAAAATCTCGCCAATCCTATTGCCATGCTTTTGACCTTGTGCCTTCTCCTTGACGATATAAATGAAAAAGAAAATGCAGAAAAAATCAGAAGTGCCATCTACAAGACCCTGGCAGATAAGAAAAACTACACCAGAGACTTGGGCGGAGAAAACACCACCACCGGCATAACAGACGCCATTATTAGCAATATAGGAAATTAAAATGGATAAGAATTTAGAAGAAAAACTAAGGGCCTATGCTGGAGAAATCGAAAAGGCTACAAGGATTGATAAGGAAATTTACGAAAAATATTCAATCAAAAGGGGCCTTAGGAATAAAAACGGAACTGGAGTTTTGGTTGGAGTGACCAAGGTCGGTGACGTTTGTGGTTACCAAATCAATAACGGGGAAAAGATCCCGGCTGATGGCGAGCTTTACTACAGGGGTTATCCTTTGACAAGTTTGGTCCGCGACATAGAAGAAAGCGGCAGGCTTGGCTTTGAAGAGGTCATCTATCTTTTGCTTTTTGATAAGCTTGCAAATGAAAACCAATTAACAAATTTTAAAAAAATCTTAGTTGGAAATCGAAATCTTCCTCCATATTTCATAGAAGATACCATAATGAAGGTGCCTGGAGCGGATATCATGAACAAGATGATGAGATCCATGCTGGCCCTTTATACCTATGATGAAAATCCTGACGGGACAGATTCCCAAAATGTCCTGGGCCAGGCCCTATCGCTAATTGCCAAGATGCCTTTGATTGCGATTTATTCCTACCAGGTAAAAATCCACAATTTTGATAAGAAATCGCTGATTATACACAATCCCGACCCAGAAAAATCTATAGCAGAAAATATCCTAGCCATGCTAAGACCAGATCAAAAATACACAAGGGAAGAGGCGGCCATCCTCGATTTGCTTTTAATAATCCACGCTGAGCACGGTGGCGGAAATAATTCTGCCTTTGCAACCCACGTAGTATCATCATCGGGAACTGATTCTTATTCGGCCATGGCAGCGGGTCTTGCTTCCCTCAAAGGACCAAGACACGGAGGAGCCAACATTAAAGTGGCAAAGATGCTTGATAATATCAAAGGAAATGTCAAAAACAGGGAAGATAAGGAAGAGATAAAAGCATATCTTGAAAAGATTTTGGACAAAAAAGCCTTTGACGGCGAGGGTTTGATCTATGGCCTAGGTCACGCAGTCTACACACTTTCCGATCCGAGAGCGGTTTTGCTAAAAGAAAAGGCCAGAGATTTGGCGAAAATCAAAGGTAGAGAAAAAGATTTTGCCTTTGTAGAAAACATTGAGAAAATCGGCCAAAACTTGATTCAAGAAAAATTCAACAGGGCCTACCCACCATGCTCCAACGTCGATTTGTATTCAGGTTTGGTTTATGATATGCTAGGAATCCCCCGTGAATTATTCCTACCAATCTTTGCCATAGCAAGGACAGTTGGCTGGTCAGCCCACAGGCTAGAGCAAATCGCCGACAAAAAGATAATCAGACCTGCCTATAAGTCCTTAAGCGAGAGAAAAGAATACATAAATTTGGATCAAAGATAAGAAAAAAGTATGTCTTAGGGCACACTTTTTTCTTATTAAATAATGCTAGGGGATAAGGGAGAATAATTAGAGAGATTTATTAGAACAATCAAGCTTTAAAATAAATACGGACTTTGACTTTATAAGGAATTTGGGCCAGAAGGAATATTTTTTTCTTTTGTATTTGCCTATTGCTTTTCTTCTCTTAAGTCTATTTTCAAAATCAAATAAAATTAAAAAGAGCGAAGTTTATCTTCGCTCTTTTTTGGCCTTTAAGTGGGGATAGTAACCACTTATTAGCCTTTCTCGGGAGGGTCTATTTTTTCTTGATTCTCTTTCTTGTATCAAGGGCTACTGTTAAGATGATTAGGATGCCCTTGATTATGATTTGTACATAGGAGTTAAGACCTATGTATAAAAGTCCGTAGTTAATTACTTGGAGGATTATTGATCCAAGTACGATTCCTGGGATTGTTCCTATACCGCCTGAGAAGGAAACTCCGCCGATTAGACAGGCTTCGATGGCGTCTAGGTCGTAGGCATCACCAGTGGTTGATGTTACAGATCCGAGCCTTGGTCCTTCAAGGAAACCTGATAGGCCGTACATAATACCAGATATTAAGAAGACTATCATAATGGTTCTTGTTACGTTGATACCAGATACTTCGGCCGCTTCTGGGTTGCCACCTACGGCGAACATATTTTTGCCGAGGACTGTTTTATTCCAGATAAACCACATAGCTACTGATGCTATGGCAGCGTAGATTATGAGGTAAGGAAATTGAAGGTCAGTGCCTGGTATATGGAAGCCGCCCCTTACGAGGTTGGCGTATCTTTCGTCAAAACCACCGATTGGTTGTGGTCCAAATGGGTTAGCCGCTATGAATAATTGGAGAATACCAAAGATTGCAAGCTGAACACCTAGGGATGAAATAAAGGCGTGGAGTTTAAGATAGGCTACTCCAAAACCGTTTATAGCTCCGCAGATGGCGCCGATTGCGATTGCAGCCAAAAGTCCAACTATGATTGATGGATTTTGGATATTTGGGAAGAATTTTTGGGCAAAGCCAGGTGACTGCAAGAGGGCACCAGCTATAGCCGCAGTAAATCCTACTATCCTACCTGCTGAAAGGTCTGTACCTGCAAGGATTAATAGACCACCTGTACCAAGGGCTATAAAGAGCCTGGTTGAGGTTTGGGATAGGATGTTTAGAATGTTTTTCGGATTGGTTATAAAGGTCGGATCAACGATAATTATGCCGATAATAAGAGCGGCGATTATGATGATCAGAGCGTTGTTTAACATAAACTCTTTAAAATTAAAAGGTTTTTTATTTTCTGTTTTTTCCATTTTATCACCTATACATACTTAGCCTGTAAAGCCATTATCTTTTCTTGGGTCAAGTTTTCGTCGTTTTTCTCTATGCCAGCAAGTCTACCATTACTCATTACCATAATTCGGTTGCAGACCATTTGAAGTTCCGCCATTTCTGATGAGATAAAGATTACTGACTTGCCTTCCTTGGCCAAATCGCCTATTAGCTTATAAATTTCGTATTTGGCCCCTACATCTATACCACGGGTTGGCTCATCTAAGAGGAGGACGTCTGGGTCAGTTAAAAGCCAGCGGCCAATGATTACCTT
This genomic window from Anaerococcus murdochii contains:
- a CDS encoding citrate/2-methylcitrate synthase — its product is MDKNLEEKLRAYAGEIEKATRIDKEIYEKYSIKRGLRNKNGTGVLVGVTKVGDVCGYQINNGEKIPADGELYYRGYPLTSLVRDIEESGRLGFEEVIYLLLFDKLANENQLTNFKKILVGNRNLPPYFIEDTIMKVPGADIMNKMMRSMLALYTYDENPDGTDSQNVLGQALSLIAKMPLIAIYSYQVKIHNFDKKSLIIHNPDPEKSIAENILAMLRPDQKYTREEAAILDLLLIIHAEHGGGNNSAFATHVVSSSGTDSYSAMAAGLASLKGPRHGGANIKVAKMLDNIKGNVKNREDKEEIKAYLEKILDKKAFDGEGLIYGLGHAVYTLSDPRAVLLKEKARDLAKIKGREKDFAFVENIEKIGQNLIQEKFNRAYPPCSNVDLYSGLVYDMLGIPRELFLPIFAIARTVGWSAHRLEQIADKKIIRPAYKSLSERKEYINLDQR
- the mglC gene encoding galactose/methyl galactoside ABC transporter permease MglC; amino-acid sequence: MEKTENKKPFNFKEFMLNNALIIIIAALIIGIIIVDPTFITNPKNILNILSQTSTRLFIALGTGGLLILAGTDLSAGRIVGFTAAIAGALLQSPGFAQKFFPNIQNPSIIVGLLAAIAIGAICGAINGFGVAYLKLHAFISSLGVQLAIFGILQLFIAANPFGPQPIGGFDERYANLVRGGFHIPGTDLQFPYLIIYAAIASVAMWFIWNKTVLGKNMFAVGGNPEAAEVSGINVTRTIMIVFLISGIMYGLSGFLEGPRLGSVTSTTGDAYDLDAIEACLIGGVSFSGGIGTIPGIVLGSIILQVINYGLLYIGLNSYVQIIIKGILIILTVALDTRKRIKKK